ACCGGTCGAACCGCGAAAGTTCGGCTGGAAGACGGCATAACCTCGGGTGGCGAAAAACTGCGTCGTAAAACCGTTGCCACTCCCCGCGCGATGATGCGGCCCGCCGTGAGGCATCACCAGCAGCTTATAAGGAGGCTTCGCGACCGAAGCGGGCGGCGTAGTCAAGACGCCTTCAATTTCCAGACCATCGAAACTCTTCCAGTGAATCACGTCCACGTCCCCGCGCAGCCGCTTGCCGATCTGCGGGTTGCTGGCCGGCAGCAGAGGACTCCGCCTGGGAGCCGGCGGGTACTCGACTTCAATCGCTGCGGGGCCGGCATCCAGATCCACCGCCTGTCGTACTGACTTCAGGCCTTGCAGGGAGTTGAAAGTCACACGCGAATTATCGAGCCAGCACGTTTCGGAGAGCGTAAATTCCGGCGAACCGTGCGGCGGCTTGCCGTCATAGGGCTGATGAAAATCAAACAGCACCCGTGACGTCGCGCCGTTCTCGTTGAGCTCCACCACCGTCAGATTATACACATCCCGGTGTGGCCCCTTATAACGGGGCGAACTCAGACAGACCAGCCGTTTCCCGTCGGGAGAAATCCGCGGCGAAAACTCGGGCCCCGGCCCATCAGTCAACTGCGTGAGCCTGTTGTCTTTGAGCGTGATCTTCCAGAGATCGTAATTGTGATTAATACTGTAACGCACCGATTCCTGCTCGGGCGTCCGATTGGCATGCACGACGACGAACGAACCATCGGGCGACCACTGCGGATCGCCGTACCAGAAATCGCCGGGCGTGATGCGGCTGACGTGTGACGCGGCCACCTCTCCCGGCGTCTCCAGCAAATCCGCTACCCAGACCTGCGTGGGGTCATAGCCTTCATAACCTTCCCCCTGATCTTCCCGCACGATTAGCACATTGTTGCGGCGTTCCTGTTCGGTGCGGGGATCTTTGCCTTCATCGGCGACGAACATCAGTCGTTTCCCGTCTGGTGAAAAACAGACGCGGCCATAAAACCGATCCGTAATCACCCGCCCATAAGGTTTCCCGGGGCCAGCCAGCGGAACAGCCGTGCCCCCTGCAATCGGAATCAGCCAGATGTCCGCGGCCCTGTCCGAATACGGCGGAACCGGCGTGAATGCAGGCGTCCCATCAGGAAACGGTCGAGTCGAGAGAAACAGAATCCACTTTCCATCAGGAGATAGCTGCAAACCAAACGCATCCGGTTCACCCACTTCCAGCGCCCGGGGCTCCTGTCCCTGATCCACCCGCCAGAGAGACCGTTTCAGTGAACGCGTTTTGGGATCCACGCGCTGCCGCACGTAAACCACACTTTTTCCCTCATCAAGCGTGATCGGCTCCAGCGCCACATCAGTCAGATACAGATCCCCCACCTGAGGCGGAATCAGCTCCTCGGCAACAGCAGCCTGAACCATCACCAGCAAGCAGAGAAAAACGATTCCAGATAAACGAGCCATGTTGAATCTCCCGGGAAAACATCAGGAAAGAGAGCACTCTATTTTCATGCTAGCTGGTTCTTTTTCGAATCGCAATTGGTAGCAAGATGTCAAAGATGGCAGGGTGTTAACGAACATCGTGTTTCAGACTCAGCAGATAAGGCCGAACTTCTATTATGCCTTCGCGCTGAGCTCCCAAATACGGAAACGAATTTGGTGTGCAATCCGAGTCGATTTACGAGTCTGTTTCTGGTAACGTTAATTGAACGCTGTTTAACCAGAAGTGAAAAACGATGACGCTCCTCTATTCTGATCCTGTTTTTCTGAAACATGAGACGGGTCACCAGCCTGAAAACCCGGCGCGGATTCTTCCCGCCGTGCATCGGGTGAACCAGATCGCCATGCATGCCGGCTGTCCTCGAAGATCTTGGGACGAGGTCTCTGATTCGCGTCTGGAGCGCGTTCATGCGCGTGAGTACATTGACTTCGTTAAAACGTTTTCTCTCAAAGGGGGCGGCTTCATTGCCGATGATACGGTGGTTGGTCCCCAGTCATATCATGTTGCCCGCATGGCTGTGGGCGCTGTTTGTGATGCGGTGGAGCAGGTGGTTCAAGGAGCACACGAGCGGGCCTTCTGCCTGGTGCGGCCGCCCGGCCATCATGCGACAGCCGATGCGGCGATGGGATTCTGCCTGTTTAATAATGTAGCCGTGGGCGCGCGACTGGCGATTGACGAGCTGGGGCTGGAGCGTGTTATGATTGTCGACTGGGACGTCCATCATGGCGACGGGACGCAGGAGATCTTCTGGGAAGACGGGCAGGTCGGTTTCTTGTCGATTCATCGTGCGTCGTTTTGTCATGAAACGGGAACCGCCGACGAAACGGGGGCGGGTGCTGGGCTGGCAACGAACGTGAATGTGCCGGTCGAATTTGGTACGTCCCGGGAAGACTATCTTGCGATGTTCAAATCTGCCGTGGAACGTTTGGCAGAGAAGATCAGGCCGCAACTGGTTTTCATCAGTGCCGGCTTTGACAGTCATAAAGATGACCCGATTGGTTCACTCGGTCTGGAGAGCGAAGATTTCGGGCGTCTGACCCGGATTGTGCTGGACGTCGCAGCCGTGCATGCCGGCGGTCGTGTGGTCAGCGCGCTGGAAGGAGGGTATAATCCTTTAGCGCTGGCGGAGAGTATCGAATATCATTTGCTCGAAATGACATCGGCCTGAATTAGCTGAAAACACAGGAACCGGAATTCCGATCAGAGGCGCATCAACATGCCAATTCGAAATCTCAATAAGATCTTTCATCCTCGCAAGATCGCTGTCATCGGCGCCAGTCCTCGTCCGCTGAGTGTGGGGCAGACCGTTTTTCAGAATCTCTTTACAGGTGGGTTTGAGGGTGCCGTCTATCCGGTGAATCCCAAGTATGACAGGCTGGATGACCAGGTCTGTTATAACCGTGTGACTGACTTGCCGGAAACTGTTGATCTGGCGGTGATTTGTACCCCCGCGCACACCATTCCCGAGATCATACAACAGTGCGGCGAAGCAGGTATCCGGGGAATTGTGATCTTATCGGCCGGTTTTCGGGAATCCGGCGACGCAGGCAAGGAGTTGGAACAGCAGGTGCTGAAGATCGCCAGAACGTTCCCCGGTATGCGGATTGTCGGGCCGAATTGTCTGGGGGTGATGGCCCCGTATGCCAGGTTGAACGCCAGCTTTGCCTCGGATATGCCGTTGTCAGGGAATGTTGCCTTTATCTCTCAGTCGGGTGCGCTGTGCACTTCCGTGCTGGACTGGTCGCTGCAGGAAAAAATTGGTTTCTCGCACTTTGTTTCGGTGGGGAATATGCTCGATGTGGGCATTGCGGATCTGATCGACTACTTCGCGCTGGATCACCACACAACGGCCATCATTCTGTATATCGAATCGATCACCGAAGCACGGCAGTTCATGTCGGCGGCGCGGGCCTTCACAAAAAAGAAACCAATCATCGCTTACAAGGCGGGTCGTTTTACGGAATCTGCAAAAGCGGCTGCTTCACATACGGGGGCCATGGCGGGAGTCGACGCCGTCTATGAAGCGGCGTTTGCACGGGCCGGCGTGGTGCGTGTCTTTGAACTCGATGATTTATTCGATTGTGCCGAATTACTGGCGCGACAGAAGTGTCCCAAAGGTGATCGTCTGGCGATTGTGACCAACGCCGGTGGCCCGGGCGTAATGGCCACCGATGCACTGCTGGCCCGGCAGGGTGTATTGGCAACGTTCTCTGACGAAACGATTGAGAAATTGAGCGCCGTTCTGCCCAGTGCGTGGTCGCATGGAAATCCGCTTGATCTTCTGGGAGATGCGCCACCCGAGCGGTTTGGCAAGGCGGTTGAAATTGTGCTCGCCGATCCACAAGTAGACGGCCTGCTGGTGATCTTATCACCACAGGCAATGACCGATCCACCGGGCGCCGCGACAGCAGTGATCGAAGCGACTCGTGCGACCCAAAAGCCCGTGCTCACAGCCTGGATGGGAGGCGAAAAAGTACGCGCGGGAATTGAACGTTTTAACAACGCCGGCATCCCCACTTATACCTCACCAGAGCAAGCCGTCCGCGCATTTATGTATCTGGTTTCGTACGCGCGGAATCGGGAGTTCCTGTATGAAACTCCCCATCCCATGCCCGTTGATGATTCCGTTGATCGTGCCGGAATACGAGCGGTGTTTGAGTCTGCGATTACAGAGGGGCAGGACATTCTGTCTGAGAGTACATCAAAAAAAATGCTGGCAGGGTACGGGATTCCTATCACCAAAACAGAGGTCGCGCGCACAGCCGACGAAGCGGTGGCCTTCGCGCAGGAAATGGGGCAACCGGTTGTACTCAAGGTCTTCTCTGAACAGATCACGCACAAGACAGACGTGGGCGGCGTAGAACTGGACCTTGCGAACGAAACTGAAATTCGTGACGCCTTCGCGCGCATTCTGAGCCGGGTCCAGGAAAAACGTCCTGAGGCACAGGTCGAAGGAGTTACCGTACAGCCGATGGTATCAGACTCAGAAGGCCACGAGCTGATTGTCGGAGCCAAACGGGATCCCGTGTTTGGAATGGTCCTGCTGGTCGGGGCAGGGGGGACTGCTGCGGAATTATATCGGGACCGCGCACTGGTGTTGCCGCCACTCAATGAACGGCAGGCACGCGGTGCTCTGGAGTCGTTGCGATCCTGGCCTCTGTTAAAGGGATATCGCGGCCATCCTGCTGTGGACATGGAACAACTGATCGAAGTTTTGATTCGGCTCTCTTACTTTGTTTCTGATTTTCCCGAGATTGTCGAACTGGACGTCAATCCGCTGCTCGCCACGCCCGAGAAGGTGATTGCCCTGGATGCCCGGATTGTGATCGACCAGACAGATTCGAAAAAACCGCTCCGACCATATTCGCATCTGGCAATTCGCCCTTATCCGGAAGAATTTATTAAAAGTGTGACATTGAAAGATGGAACCGCAGTGCTGCTGCGTCCGATTAAACCGGAAGACGAATTGATGTGGCATGATCTGTTGGGAAAATGTTCGTCGGCATCCATTCACGCGCGGTTTCGTTACTCATTTCAGGCGACCACCCATGACATGGCAACGCGGTTCTGCTTTGTCGATTATGACCGCGAGATTGCCATCGTTGCAGAGATCCAGGATCAGGACCAGCGCCAGCTGATTGGCGTGGGAAGACTCGTTGCTGATGTCGATCATCAGGAGGCCGAGTATGCGGTTCTGGTCGAAGATCACTGGCACGGCCGGGGGTTGGGATCGTTCCTGACGGACCACTGTCTGGAGGTCTGTCGCGAATGGGGCATCCAGCGCGTCGTTGCGGAAACAGCGCCAGATAACCGCATCATGCTGGATATGTTCCACAAACGGGAGTTCCAAAAGGATGGTACAGACCAGTCCGATAGTGTGCTGCTGGTAAAGGAGCTGAAGAAATAAAATGCAAAAAAGCTTCCCGCAGTTTCGTGTCTTTCGTGGTAGAAAAAAACGAAAATCATTTGTGTAGATTTTGTTGGAAGAAGGGTTTGGTCTCCTGCGCTTTTTGCTCCCTCACGTTTAGGAATACACGCATCGCTATTTCAGCTCAAACGGCTCTCCCAGCACTTGAATGCTCAGCAGGTGATGCGAGGGCATTTTGGTGCCGCGTTCGACGACGGAGGTTTTGCCGTTTTTCTCGAGATCGGCTTTGGTTAACGTCCAGAGTACTTTCTTGTCGCGGGTGATTTCAAACGCCTGCACGTCGTTGTTCATGCCTTGGCGGTGATGATAGTCGGAGTTGATCACGACCAGATTGCCGTTGTTGCGGACCTGCACGCCGACGGGATACAACAGTTCGAAACCCAGATCGTCGTGCTTGTCCAACTCCCAGGTGATCTTGCCGTTCGGGTCGACTTCGATGATACGGTACGACGTGATGCAGGGGATCAGCGTGCGGCCGTTCGCCAGGCGAATCGCGGTGAAGGGGCGGTCGTTGTCGTTCAGCTTAAACCGCCAGACTTCCTTGCCGTCGGTGTTCAGTTCGAGAATGACTTTGTTATCGCGATACGAAATCAAATACGTGCCTTGCGGCGTTTTGCGTGCCTGCATATAGCGGTTGTGCGGGTTCTTGCCGCCGTCCGGCAGATCAATCGACAGCGTCACCTGCTTGTCACGGTTGACTTCCAATAATTTCTGATTGCCGCAATCCAGAATCAGCACCTTGCCGTCTGCCAGTGGCTGGCAGGAGTTGATTTCCTGCTTTCCTTTTTCGCGGGGAACGTTAAACTCCCAGACGGTTTCTTTCGCCGGATTCACTTCACGTACGCCAAACCGGTGACAAAACAGTACATTCCCGTTGTCCCGTTTCCAGGCATCGTAAACCGTTTCAATGTCCGGCTGCTGGTAGTGCCAGACGATGTCGTTCTTTTCATCCAGCTCCATCACTCCTTCACCATAGCCGATCAGCAGGCGATGCCCGGCTGTTTTGTTCGGCGTCTCCGCTGTGGCCAGTTGCAGCAGGGTACACGCCAGTAAGGTGATCCAGAGGGAAGTATGAAATTTCATGGTGCGCTTTCTATTTTTCGTTGTCTGTGAATCAGGTGGAAGACATGGGTGCCAGCTTGACCGGGTACGTATTTCCCGAAGCGAACTGCGGCACATAAATCGCGCCGTCGGCAGCCACGACCAGATCATGCGGATGGCGGAAGAAGCCCCCCTGCTGGTGCATCGGCTGTAGCTTTCCGTCGACGTATTGGGGCGCGGTGCCGCCGATGTTTGAGACGATTCGGTAATCTCGATCGAGGACCGAGATGTAGCCTTTGCTCTGTCGGTCTTTGGGCCAGTTATCCGCCAGGTGCGGCACGAACATATAGTCGCCAACGATCTGAATCATGCGTGGATTTGAGCCGGGCAGCGAAATTTCCTGGATCAGTTTGCCGTCCAGAGTCAGCCGTTTGATCGTCTGCTGATCGCTCATTGCGATGACCAGTTCGGGTTCGCCGGGGCCGCGTGAATCGATGATTCCTCCATGCGGGCCCCAGTGTGCGATGCCACCTTCCGGGCCGCCGAAGTAGTGCAGCAGCTTGCCCTCCCGGTTGTAACGCATAATGTAATCTTTGCCGTAGCCGTCCAGTACGAAGAAATCGCCGTTGGGCAGGTGCAGTGTCCAGGCGGGACGATATTCTTTCTCGCTGGCGTACTTGCCCGTCGATTGGGGATAGGTCAGCTCCATCAGGATTTCGCCGTCCAGCGTCGTTTTGAAGACACGGTGCAGATTGAGATCGGTAATAAACAACACCTCCCGATGGCCTTCGTTTACAATTTCCAGACCATGCGCGCCGGGAAAACGCGTGCCCCACTTCTTCAGTAGTTGACCCTCTTTGTTATAGACGATGACGTTATTCGTCGTCTCATCCGTCAGCAGAAAGATTCGACCTTTCGAATCGACGACCATCGCACTGCAGTTCTTCACCGGCGTTTTTTCATCGAGCACACCCCAACCGGCAACAGGTCGATACTGAAACTTCCCCTGGCCTAAAACAGGCAGCTTGTTTTCACTGGCGATCAGTTGATCGGCACCAAGAGCGCAGGCTCCTGAAAGCAGACTCTGATAGAGAAAATCGCGTCGATGAAGCCAGTGATCGGACATGGTCTACTCCTGCAAAATCGTGGATCGTCGTTACTTATTTTCCTGCAGCGTGCCAGCGTTTCATTTGCTGAATATTCGCTTCCAGGATCGCGGCGGTTGTGGGATCCCGCTTACGGGACTTGTCCAGGTATGGTTTCATATCGCTATCGTACATCGCCTCCGATTCGGGAAAGCGGCCGCGGTCGTCTGTTTCGAGTTCCCAGTTCGCGAGCAGACCCCGGAATTCAGAGAGCTGCTTCTGGCAGGCGGGGTCATCGGCCAGGTTGTGTATTTCCCAGGGATCGCTGGTTAAGTCATACAGTTCTTCTTCGGGCCGCGTCTCGGCGAGATGCAGTGACTGGGCGGCGTTCAATTTACCGGCGGCGTATAATTCGCGCAATACAGGCATGAACGGTTTACCGTCCTTGTACTTGCAGGGCTGGAGATAGGGGCGCTGTGGCAGGTAATTGCGAATGTATTTGAAATTTCCTTTGCGGATGCTGCGAATATGATCGACGGTCTCATCACAGCGATCGCGGGCCGACACCACATAGGTGCGCGGCTTGGCTTCTGGACCAAACAGGGGACGTCCCTGCATCGTCTTCGGAATCTCAATGCCTGCGAGAGCCAGGCTCGTCGCCGCCAGGTCGATGTGGGCGATTAACTCTTCACGTACTGATTTTGATCCGATGAACCTGGGTCCCCAGACGACGAACGGAATCTTCAGCCCTTCTTCATAGAGAAACTGCTTGCCGCGTGCGTGACTGATGCCGTGATCGGTCAGAAAAAAGACGATCGTATTGTCGAGCACGTTTTCTTTCTTCAGTTTGTCGAGGATGCGGCCTACCTGCTTGTCGGTATAGGCGACCGAGTTCAAGTAGGCGGCCCAGTCTTCGCGAATCACGGGGTGATCCGGGTAATATGGCGGTAGCGTTACTTCTTCTGCAGCGATCAAAGTCTCCAGACCGGTTTTCACTTCATCATACCAGCGATCGACGTTGCGCAGTTTTCCGCCCTGCAGTTGATATTGCGCGAAGAAGGGTTGGCCTTTCGCGCGCTTCGTCCAGTCCACGCCGTCATAGAGATCGGACTTTTGATAGACGAAGTTGTAATCCTCTTTACCGGGCCGCGTCCCTTCCGGGTTGGCGTTGGTTGTATAATAGCCGGCGTTCCGGAAGAGTTCGGGAACGGTCTGTACTTCTTTGGGCAAATGAATCTTCAACGCACCCCGTCCGCTGCGATGATGGTGGGCGCCGATGGTGGTTTGATACATGCCCGTAATCAGAGCCGAGCGAAACGTGGAACAGACCGGCGCCGTCGCGTACGCGTGATTGAATACGGTGCCTTCTCGTGCGAGTTGATCGACGTGGGGCGTTTTGACCAGGGACTCTCCCTGATAGCCAAAGTGGCACGACATATCGTCGACCAGAATCCAGACAATGTTCGGCCGCTGTGACGCGTGCGTGGGATTCTCTGCTGCTGCAATCCGAACGGACAGATTCAGTGTCAGGACCAGCAGGAGTATTGACAGTATGAGCGACTTCAGTTTCACGGTAGTTACTTTCGGATTGTGTGTGCGAAGCACAGCCTAGTCATTGGGATTCACGATATTTTTCCAGTCGGGATAAATGGGCCGCGTATTGGAATCTTTCCCTCCGTTTACGGGCGGAGCAGGGGGAACGGTAGAAAGTGTCTGCTGCAACATCCGCCGGGACTGTTCGCCTTTATTACCCGCTTGACCGGCGGTGAGGTTCTGACTCTCTTTGAGATCTTGAGGCACGTTGAAGAAGCGGCCGTCGCGATAAAGTTTGAATTGCCCGTCACGAACATATTGACTCCCCTGGAAGCGGCCCCAATACGGTTGATAGTGACAGAGCACCCAGTCGCGGGGCTGGCCCGGCTGGCCGTTCAATTGCGGTAAGAAACTGCGACCGTCGATGGGGTCGCTGTTCCCAAGCTGCACACCGGCCATCGCGGCGAATGTGGAATAGAAGTCGGTGAAGTCGATCAGGTCATCCAGTACCTTGCCTTTCGGCGTATGCCCTTTCCAGTAGGCGACGAGCGGCACGTGCGTGCCCATATCGGTGGTGGAACCTTTGCCCCCTTTGATCGTCTGGCCGTTCCACTGGGAGGTGATTTGCACGTTCGTCCCATTATCGGCGGTGAAGAGGAAAAGCGTGTTTTCCAGTTGTCCGATCTCGTCAACCTGTTTCACAAGCTTGCCGACGATTTTGTCGAGGTAGTTGACCATCGCCACGAAGTTCGCTTTGCGGGCCTTTTTGCCTTTGGGTTGTTTGTTCGCGGCTTGTGTGCGCGGTGCGTCGCCAATCGTATCGGGCGTGGGCACAAACGGGTTGTGGACCAGCACCGTGGGATAATAGACAAAGAAAGGTTCATCTTTATTGCGCTGGATGAAGTCACACAGAAAGTCCGATACGATGTCGGGGCCATATTTGCCCTGATTGTCTTTGACCGACAGATACTTGCCGTTCTGTTCCAGAGGCGGACTCCAGAAACGCTCGCCGCCCCCTGACTTGCGATCGTGTACTGTCCGGGTCACCTGCCACAGACAATATTCATCAAAGCCCGCTTTGAAGGGCCGCGTGTTGTCGGCGTGACCTTCTGCCCCGTGATAGAGTCCGTTGAGCTGCCACTTGCCGGCGATGGCGGTTTTATAACCGGCGGCCTGCAGCATCTGCCCGAACGTTTTTTCTTGCGGATTCAGATAACCGAAGTGCGTGTAGTTGCGGAAACTATATTTCCCCGTCATCAGCTTGACCCGGGACGGCGTGCAGAGGGGCGTGGAATAACAGTTCGTAAAGCGAATTCCCTGTTTCGCCAGCGCATCAATGTGCGGCGTTTTGTAATCGTCCGCGCCGTACGAGCCGAAACATTCCCAACTCACATCATCGGCCATGATCAGAATGATATTCGGCTTACGCGATTTCTGCGAAGCCGCCTCGGCTTCCAGCACACCAGCCGAGAACACAATCAACAAGATCAATGCGAGCTGCTTCATTTCGAGCGCAACCTTTAACAGGGTGAACGAACAGGGAATCATGACTCAACAGAAGAGACACACCTACCATGCTACCTTGAGAGACATCACACGAACAGGATTTTTCGTGGAATTCGTGGCTGGTTTTCACCATGTGGGTAAGTTGTGGAAGCTACATTCCCTCATATTCCCAAAACCAGTGTTCGCCCAGTAAACGATAGGGGTCTGGTTTCAGGTTATGTGTCAGCGTCTCACGGATGAACTGATTCAGTTTGGAAATCGTCTGTTCGAGGCTGACCCATTCATCAAGCACGAATAAATGTTGTTTGCTCACAAGCTGACTGATCATCGAAGCGGTACAGACCTGTAACTCGTAGTAGTTACCGGCGTTATTTTCACCAACAAACAGTGTGGCCCATTCACCGAACCTGTAAGGATCGGAGGGAGCCCAGTCGAGCTCATGTTCATACCATCCGAAAGACAACACTTCCAGCATCGTTGAAATCCCCCGACGTTTCCTTGTGTTTAAAACGCGTTCTCAACCAGGAAGACTGTCAGTGACCGGGCACCGTGGGCGCCGATGACCAGGGATTGTTCGATGTCGGCGGTTTTGGAGGGGCCGGACATGAAGGTGCCGAAACTGGGGGTTTCGAACGAGAGGCGTTCGTAGGCGGCGTGCATGTGTTGCACGACTTCGGCAGCGGGAACCAACAGCGCCACGTGTTGTGAGAGGAAATAGAGGGTGCGTGCGGGGCCGCCGTCGTTGGTGATCCAGACGGCGCCGTTTTCGGCGACCGCGAATTCACCGGGCAGAATCGCGAAGTCGATGTCTTCGAAATCATGCGGGTCGGTGACGTTGCTGATCTCGACGTTGGCCGTACCACAGTTTGAGATCTGCGAACAGATTTTTTTCGATTCCTGATAGGCGGGAATTTCGCTTAACTTCTGATTGACCTCGTCTACGTTTTTGACGCGGGCGCAGACTCCGCCGACCGATGCCAGCATGGTAGCAAACTGCTCCGCGGGATCATCGTAGCTGATCCACTGCTGTGTCAACTCGGGCGCAGAGAGATCGGGGCGCTCTGTTTTGGGAACAGACTGGCTGCGGAGCCGATTCAAAATCTCATCTCTACTTGTTGTCATGATTCTTCTTCATCCACTCGCGAAAACTCTGTTTGGGGAAGTCCGGCAGCTCCCGTTGTTTGCCCCAGGCATTGAAGCGATTGTAAAGCAGGAATCGGGGCAGACGTGGCACAATGGCCCGCGCACATTTTCCCGCGAAGCGATACAGCCGCGGAGCCTGCATCATCCAGCCCATCATTTTCATTGAGAGCCGTTTCGAAAACGGCAACAGCCCGCGCACGCGAATCTCTTTTCGCCAGGTGAGCAGTTGATGATGCAAGTCGATCTTGACCGGACAGACGTCGGTGCAGGAACCACACAGGCTGCAGGCGAATGGAAGGCTGGAATGTTCTTTCGCATCTTTGGCGGGTCCTAAGATCGAACCGATGGGGCCGGGCACTGTATTGTTGTAACTGTAGCCGCCGCTCCGTCGATAAACGGGGCAGGTATTCATACAGGCGGCACAGCGGATGCAGTTCAGCGAACGACGAAATTTATCGCTGCCTGCAATTTCGCTGCGACCGTTGTCCAACAGGACGACGTGCATTTCAGCTCCGGGCGCCGGTCCATGAAAGTGAGAGGAATAAGTGGTGATCGGTTGTCCGGTCGCCGAACGTGCCAACAGTCGCAGGAAGACGCTCAGATCGTTGGCGCGGGGAATCAGTTTTTCGATGCCCATACAGGCGATGTGCAGTTTGTTCAACGACGTTCCCAGGTCGGCGTTGCCTTCGTTGGTGCAGACGACGAAACCGCCGGTTTCGGCAATCGCAAAATTGACGCCCGTGATGCCGGCTTCGGCGCCGATGAATTTCTGTCGCAAGTGTTGTCGGGCGGCTTCCGTCAGGTATTGCGGATCGGTGGCCCCTTTTTCGGTGCCCAGTTTTTCGTGAAAGAGTTCGCCGATCTCTTCTTTTTTGATGTGAATCGCGGGCATCACGAGGTGGCTCGGTGGTTTGTTCTGCAGCTGCACGATGCGTTCGCCCAGGTCGGTGTCGATAATTTCAATGCCCTGCCGTTCGAGGTAGGGATTGAGATGACACTCTTCGGTGAGCATCGATTTGCTCTTT
This window of the Gimesia fumaroli genome carries:
- a CDS encoding sulfatase family protein, producing the protein MLRTHNPKVTTVKLKSLILSILLLVLTLNLSVRIAAAENPTHASQRPNIVWILVDDMSCHFGYQGESLVKTPHVDQLAREGTVFNHAYATAPVCSTFRSALITGMYQTTIGAHHHRSGRGALKIHLPKEVQTVPELFRNAGYYTTNANPEGTRPGKEDYNFVYQKSDLYDGVDWTKRAKGQPFFAQYQLQGGKLRNVDRWYDEVKTGLETLIAAEEVTLPPYYPDHPVIREDWAAYLNSVAYTDKQVGRILDKLKKENVLDNTIVFFLTDHGISHARGKQFLYEEGLKIPFVVWGPRFIGSKSVREELIAHIDLAATSLALAGIEIPKTMQGRPLFGPEAKPRTYVVSARDRCDETVDHIRSIRKGNFKYIRNYLPQRPYLQPCKYKDGKPFMPVLRELYAAGKLNAAQSLHLAETRPEEELYDLTSDPWEIHNLADDPACQKQLSEFRGLLANWELETDDRGRFPESEAMYDSDMKPYLDKSRKRDPTTAAILEANIQQMKRWHAAGK
- a CDS encoding sulfatase-like hydrolase/transferase, producing MKQLALILLIVFSAGVLEAEAASQKSRKPNIILIMADDVSWECFGSYGADDYKTPHIDALAKQGIRFTNCYSTPLCTPSRVKLMTGKYSFRNYTHFGYLNPQEKTFGQMLQAAGYKTAIAGKWQLNGLYHGAEGHADNTRPFKAGFDEYCLWQVTRTVHDRKSGGGERFWSPPLEQNGKYLSVKDNQGKYGPDIVSDFLCDFIQRNKDEPFFVYYPTVLVHNPFVPTPDTIGDAPRTQAANKQPKGKKARKANFVAMVNYLDKIVGKLVKQVDEIGQLENTLFLFTADNGTNVQITSQWNGQTIKGGKGSTTDMGTHVPLVAYWKGHTPKGKVLDDLIDFTDFYSTFAAMAGVQLGNSDPIDGRSFLPQLNGQPGQPRDWVLCHYQPYWGRFQGSQYVRDGQFKLYRDGRFFNVPQDLKESQNLTAGQAGNKGEQSRRMLQQTLSTVPPAPPVNGGKDSNTRPIYPDWKNIVNPND
- a CDS encoding Imm8 family immunity protein, which gives rise to MLEVLSFGWYEHELDWAPSDPYRFGEWATLFVGENNAGNYYELQVCTASMISQLVSKQHLFVLDEWVSLEQTISKLNQFIRETLTHNLKPDPYRLLGEHWFWEYEGM
- a CDS encoding LutC/YkgG family protein, with amino-acid sequence MTTSRDEILNRLRSQSVPKTERPDLSAPELTQQWISYDDPAEQFATMLASVGGVCARVKNVDEVNQKLSEIPAYQESKKICSQISNCGTANVEISNVTDPHDFEDIDFAILPGEFAVAENGAVWITNDGGPARTLYFLSQHVALLVPAAEVVQHMHAAYERLSFETPSFGTFMSGPSKTADIEQSLVIGAHGARSLTVFLVENAF
- a CDS encoding lactate utilization protein B; protein product: MPAHPKLATEFVKNKERAHWHDQSLWFVRSKRDAASGQIPEWELLREQASKIKSYTVSHLPDLLEEFEKNANAKGVHVHWARDAKEHNEIVHGILKQHNVTKVVKSKSMLTEECHLNPYLERQGIEIIDTDLGERIVQLQNKPPSHLVMPAIHIKKEEIGELFHEKLGTEKGATDPQYLTEAARQHLRQKFIGAEAGITGVNFAIAETGGFVVCTNEGNADLGTSLNKLHIACMGIEKLIPRANDLSVFLRLLARSATGQPITTYSSHFHGPAPGAEMHVVLLDNGRSEIAGSDKFRRSLNCIRCAACMNTCPVYRRSGGYSYNNTVPGPIGSILGPAKDAKEHSSLPFACSLCGSCTDVCPVKIDLHHQLLTWRKEIRVRGLLPFSKRLSMKMMGWMMQAPRLYRFAGKCARAIVPRLPRFLLYNRFNAWGKQRELPDFPKQSFREWMKKNHDNK